In Bradyrhizobium lablabi, one DNA window encodes the following:
- a CDS encoding LysR substrate-binding domain-containing protein translates to MRRLLFLNGIKAFEAAARSGSFAGAGSELNVSAAAVSRMVHLLEQRLGVALFERKANRLVMTAAGRAYQSGLTPIFDALASLTAQVTAPASVRVLTIGVGPTFAMRWMIPRLADFRQHEPDIDVRITTGGAAAPFGDDWSCGIKLGDGDWPGLVAEPLFAADLLPVCAPRLAAQLKRPGDLRGPSLLRVAHAAEDWPLWLKAAGVARVSARGTEFQYYGHALQAAVDGLGIAMGIRPYIDDDLAAGRLVAPFALSVPKGMRWYLVYRSFRTEQRDFAAFRRWIIRAAAEPAARGKPGKIHRHAGRKNRLKNNAGM, encoded by the coding sequence ATGCGGCGGCTTCTGTTTCTCAACGGCATCAAGGCGTTCGAGGCGGCGGCGCGAAGCGGCAGCTTTGCCGGCGCCGGCAGCGAGCTCAACGTGTCGGCGGCCGCCGTCAGCCGGATGGTGCATCTCTTGGAGCAACGGCTCGGCGTTGCGCTGTTCGAGCGCAAGGCGAACCGGCTGGTGATGACGGCGGCGGGGCGCGCCTACCAGAGCGGGCTGACGCCGATCTTCGATGCCTTGGCGAGCCTGACCGCGCAGGTGACAGCGCCCGCAAGCGTCCGGGTGCTGACCATCGGCGTCGGACCCACCTTTGCCATGCGATGGATGATCCCGCGGCTTGCGGATTTTCGGCAACACGAGCCCGACATCGACGTGCGCATCACCACGGGAGGCGCGGCGGCGCCGTTCGGCGATGACTGGAGCTGCGGCATCAAGCTCGGCGACGGCGACTGGCCGGGCCTGGTCGCCGAACCACTCTTCGCCGCGGACCTTCTGCCGGTCTGCGCGCCGCGGTTGGCGGCGCAACTCAAACGCCCCGGCGATCTCAGGGGGCCGAGCCTCTTGCGAGTGGCGCATGCCGCCGAGGACTGGCCGCTGTGGCTGAAAGCCGCCGGCGTCGCACGGGTGAGCGCGCGCGGGACGGAATTTCAATATTACGGCCACGCGCTGCAGGCCGCGGTCGATGGGCTTGGCATCGCGATGGGGATCCGGCCTTATATCGACGACGATCTCGCCGCCGGACGGCTGGTCGCGCCGTTTGCGCTTTCGGTGCCCAAGGGCATGCGCTGGTATCTGGTCTATCGCAGCTTCCGCACCGAGCAACGCGATTTCGCCGCGTTCCGGCGCTGGATCATCCGCGCCGCGGCCGAGCCGGCCGC